From a region of the Thermomonas sp. HDW16 genome:
- the infC gene encoding translation initiation factor IF-3 — MSTTDSKQNRRNQEIRVPRVRVIGSDGEMIGVLSRDEALRMAEDEALDLVEIQPNADPPVCKIMDFGKFKFELQKKANEAKKKTKQVEIKEVKFRPVTDEGDYQIKLRKMREFLEEGDKIKVNIRFRGREMSHQELGRQMAARIETDLGEDIVIESRPRLEGRQMVMMIAPKKK, encoded by the coding sequence ATCAGTACCACCGACTCGAAGCAGAACCGCAGGAATCAGGAAATCCGCGTCCCGCGCGTGCGCGTGATTGGCAGCGACGGCGAGATGATCGGCGTGCTTTCCCGCGATGAAGCCCTGCGCATGGCCGAGGACGAAGCCCTCGACCTGGTGGAAATCCAGCCGAACGCCGATCCGCCGGTCTGCAAGATCATGGACTTCGGCAAGTTCAAGTTCGAGCTGCAGAAGAAGGCCAACGAGGCCAAGAAGAAGACCAAGCAGGTCGAGATCAAGGAAGTGAAGTTCCGTCCGGTCACGGACGAGGGCGACTACCAGATCAAGCTGCGCAAGATGCGCGAGTTCCTCGAGGAAGGCGACAAGATCAAGGTCAACATCCGCTTCCGTGGCCGCGAAATGAGCCACCAGGAACTGGGCCGGCAGATGGCGGCGCGGATCGAGACCGACCTCGGCGAGGACATCGTCATCGAATCGCGCCCGCGCCTGGAAGGCCGGCAGATGGTGATGATGATCGCTCCGAAGAAGAAATAA
- the rpmI gene encoding 50S ribosomal protein L35 encodes MPKIKTNRAAAKRFRKTASGKYKCGHANKSHILTKKATKRKRNLRQTNHVRAEDAGRLDRMLPYL; translated from the coding sequence ATGCCCAAGATCAAGACCAATCGGGCGGCGGCCAAGCGCTTCCGGAAGACCGCTTCCGGCAAGTACAAGTGCGGCCACGCCAACAAGAGCCACATCCTCACCAAGAAAGCGACCAAGCGGAAGCGCAACCTGCGGCAGACGAACCACGTTCGTGCCGAGGACGCGGGCCGTCTGGACCGCATGCTTCCGTATTTGTGA
- the rplT gene encoding 50S ribosomal protein L20, with protein sequence MARVKRGVTARARHKKILKQAKGYYNARRKVFRVAKQAVTKALQYAYIGRKQKKRHFRTLWIARINAASRANGMSYSRFMNGLLKAGITLDRKVLADIAVHDAAGFTALTEKAKGALAA encoded by the coding sequence ATGGCACGAGTTAAACGTGGTGTTACGGCGCGAGCCCGTCACAAGAAAATCCTGAAGCAGGCGAAGGGCTACTACAACGCCCGTCGCAAGGTCTTCCGCGTCGCCAAGCAGGCCGTCACCAAGGCCCTGCAGTACGCGTACATCGGCCGCAAGCAGAAGAAGCGCCATTTCCGCACCCTGTGGATCGCGCGTATCAATGCTGCTTCGCGCGCCAACGGCATGAGCTACAGCCGCTTCATGAACGGCCTCCTGAAGGCCGGGATCACCCTGGACCGCAAGGTGCTGGCGGACATCGCCGTGCACGACGCGGCGGGCTTTACCGCCCTGACCGAAAAGGCCAAGGGCGCTTTGGCGGCGTAA
- the pheS gene encoding phenylalanine--tRNA ligase subunit alpha: MSDIDSLSTQALADIAAAATPDALEALRVGLLGKSGSITAQLKALGALPGDQRKAAGEAINRARDAIGEALSARKTALDDAALDARLAGEAIDVTLPGRDAARGGVHPVSRTLERITEIFGRLGYELADGPEIEDDWHNFEALNFPPHHPARAMHDTFYFGDGRLLRTHTSGVQVRYMKDHQPPLRMIAAGKVYRSDSDQTHTPMFHQVEGLLVDEHASFADLKGTLAEFVRAFFERDFQMRFRPSYFPFTEPSAEVDIAWQQADGSTRWLEVLGCGMVHPNVLRNIGIDPEKYTGFAFGLGVERFAMLRYGVDDLRSFFDNDVRFLRQFA, encoded by the coding sequence ATGAGCGACATCGATTCGTTGTCCACGCAGGCGCTGGCCGATATTGCCGCCGCTGCGACACCCGACGCGCTGGAAGCGTTGCGCGTGGGCCTGCTCGGCAAGAGCGGCAGCATCACCGCGCAGTTGAAGGCGCTGGGCGCGCTGCCGGGCGATCAGCGCAAGGCTGCGGGCGAAGCGATCAACCGCGCGCGCGACGCCATCGGCGAAGCGTTGTCCGCACGCAAGACCGCGCTGGACGATGCTGCGCTGGACGCGCGTCTGGCCGGCGAAGCCATCGACGTCACCCTGCCGGGCCGCGATGCCGCGCGCGGTGGTGTGCATCCGGTCAGCCGCACGCTGGAACGCATCACCGAAATCTTTGGCCGCCTTGGTTACGAGCTTGCCGATGGCCCGGAAATCGAGGACGACTGGCACAACTTCGAAGCGCTGAACTTCCCGCCGCACCATCCGGCGCGCGCGATGCACGACACCTTCTACTTCGGCGATGGCCGCCTGCTGCGCACGCACACTTCGGGTGTGCAGGTGCGCTACATGAAAGACCACCAGCCGCCGTTGCGCATGATCGCCGCCGGCAAGGTCTATCGCAGCGACAGCGACCAGACTCACACCCCGATGTTCCATCAGGTCGAAGGCCTGCTGGTCGACGAGCATGCGAGCTTCGCCGATCTGAAGGGCACGCTGGCCGAATTCGTGCGCGCGTTCTTCGAGCGCGATTTTCAGATGCGCTTCCGCCCGAGCTATTTCCCGTTCACCGAGCCATCCGCGGAAGTCGACATCGCCTGGCAGCAGGCCGATGGCAGCACGCGCTGGCTGGAAGTGCTGGGCTGCGGGATGGTGCATCCGAACGTGCTGCGCAATATCGGCATCGATCCCGAGAAATACACCGGCTTCGCCTTCGGCCTCGGCGTCGAGCGCTTCGCGATGCTGCGTTACGGCGTGGACGACCTGCGTTCCTTCTTCGACAACGATGTGCGCTTCCTGAGGCAGTTCGCATGA
- the pheT gene encoding phenylalanine--tRNA ligase subunit beta, protein MKFSENWLRQHVKTNATREELAATLTAIGLEVEEMTVVGDALNGVVVARIVSAEKHPEADKLQVCQIDAGNGSMLPIVCGAPNARPGLLAPLATIGTKIGDLTIKAAKLRGVESNGMLCSAKELGLDADASGLLELPGDAPVGMPLAEYLGLPDASIELKLTPNRADCFGVRGIAFDVAAATGSEVEPLDAVPMPALHDAAVPVELNAGADAPRFLGRVIEGVDASVTTPIWMAERLRRSGVRPLSLLVDVTQYVMLELGQPMHAYDRDLLKGPLGVRLARAGETLKLLNGDEAKLDAQFLVITDADRVVGLAGIMGGNDTKVGDATRNVLLEAAHFAPAAIIGRSRKLGLHTDAGHRFERGVDPELPRIAIEHATRLIVEIAGGAPGPVVEAVLPEFLPQPQAIPLRRARLARVLGTQVGDAEVARILNALGLAVEVMADGWSVTPPARRFDIAIEEDLIEEIARIHGYDAIPTTLPGGATRLVNPSETRSSEHDARRQLVARDYLEAINYAFVDADLLAKWQLADGGVALANPLSAELGVMRTRLLPGLTAALARNAARQQSRVRLFEIGKTFAASGDAPIETRRIAAVAMGDAAAEQWGIAARKLDFHDLKGDLDSLAALSGAELEYRASAEPFAHPGRSADIYRDGVRLGWIGQLHPRLQQALDIDAEVYGFELELDPLLARSLPRAQALSKYPSVRRDLAFVVPEAVSWDAMQATAKQAAGPSLRQLRLFDRYAGKGVETGFKSLAMALILQDETRTLTDRDVEAVVTEVVAALEQDHGAVIRS, encoded by the coding sequence ATGAAGTTCTCCGAAAACTGGCTGCGCCAGCACGTCAAGACCAACGCAACGCGCGAGGAACTCGCCGCCACGCTGACTGCGATCGGTCTTGAAGTGGAAGAAATGACCGTAGTCGGCGATGCACTGAACGGCGTGGTCGTCGCCCGCATCGTGTCCGCCGAAAAACATCCGGAAGCCGACAAGCTGCAGGTCTGCCAGATCGATGCCGGCAATGGTTCGATGCTGCCGATCGTCTGCGGCGCGCCGAATGCGCGCCCGGGTTTGCTGGCACCGCTTGCGACCATCGGCACCAAGATCGGCGATCTCACCATCAAGGCCGCGAAGCTGCGTGGCGTCGAATCCAACGGCATGCTGTGCTCGGCGAAGGAGCTGGGCCTCGATGCCGATGCATCGGGTTTGTTGGAGTTGCCAGGCGATGCACCAGTCGGCATGCCGCTGGCCGAATACCTCGGCCTGCCGGATGCCAGCATCGAACTGAAGCTGACCCCGAACCGCGCCGACTGCTTCGGTGTGCGCGGCATCGCGTTCGATGTGGCCGCTGCGACTGGCAGCGAAGTCGAGCCGCTGGACGCGGTGCCGATGCCCGCACTGCACGATGCTGCCGTGCCGGTCGAATTGAACGCCGGTGCGGATGCGCCGCGCTTCCTCGGTCGCGTGATCGAAGGCGTGGATGCCTCCGTGACCACGCCGATCTGGATGGCCGAGCGCCTGCGTCGCAGCGGCGTGCGTCCGCTGAGCTTGCTGGTCGATGTCACCCAGTATGTGATGCTGGAACTCGGCCAGCCGATGCATGCCTATGATCGCGACTTGCTGAAGGGCCCGCTTGGCGTGCGCTTGGCGCGCGCTGGCGAAACGTTGAAACTGCTCAACGGTGACGAGGCCAAGCTGGATGCACAGTTTCTCGTCATCACCGACGCGGACCGCGTGGTCGGACTGGCCGGGATCATGGGCGGCAACGACACCAAGGTCGGCGATGCCACCCGCAACGTGTTGCTGGAAGCCGCGCATTTCGCCCCCGCTGCAATCATCGGCCGCAGCCGCAAGCTGGGCCTGCATACCGATGCCGGCCATCGCTTCGAGCGCGGCGTGGATCCGGAACTGCCGCGTATCGCCATCGAACACGCCACGCGCCTGATCGTGGAGATTGCTGGCGGTGCGCCGGGCCCGGTGGTCGAAGCCGTGTTGCCCGAATTCCTGCCGCAGCCGCAGGCCATCCCGCTGCGTCGTGCGCGTCTTGCACGCGTGCTGGGCACGCAGGTGGGCGACGCCGAAGTGGCGCGCATCCTCAATGCACTCGGCCTTGCCGTCGAAGTCATGGCCGATGGCTGGAGTGTCACCCCACCGGCACGTCGCTTCGACATCGCCATCGAGGAAGACTTGATCGAGGAAATCGCGCGCATCCACGGCTACGACGCGATCCCGACCACGCTGCCCGGCGGCGCCACCCGCCTGGTCAATCCCAGCGAAACCCGCAGCAGCGAGCACGATGCGCGCCGCCAGTTGGTCGCGCGCGATTATCTGGAAGCGATCAACTACGCCTTCGTCGATGCCGACCTGCTGGCCAAATGGCAGCTCGCCGATGGCGGCGTGGCGTTGGCCAATCCGCTCAGTGCGGAACTCGGCGTGATGCGTACGCGCCTGCTGCCGGGGCTGACGGCTGCACTCGCGCGCAATGCCGCGCGCCAGCAGTCGCGCGTGCGACTGTTCGAGATCGGCAAGACCTTCGCGGCATCGGGCGATGCGCCCATCGAGACCCGCCGCATCGCCGCCGTCGCCATGGGCGATGCAGCGGCGGAACAATGGGGCATTGCGGCGCGCAAGCTCGACTTCCATGATCTCAAGGGCGACCTCGACAGCCTGGCTGCGTTGTCCGGTGCCGAACTGGAATATCGCGCTTCGGCAGAGCCGTTCGCGCATCCGGGACGATCTGCCGATATCTATCGCGATGGCGTGCGCCTCGGTTGGATCGGCCAGCTGCATCCGCGCCTGCAGCAAGCACTCGACATCGACGCCGAGGTCTATGGCTTCGAGTTGGAACTCGATCCGCTGCTGGCGCGTTCATTGCCGCGTGCGCAGGCGCTGTCGAAGTATCCGTCCGTCCGCCGGGATCTTGCGTTCGTCGTGCCGGAAGCGGTGTCCTGGGATGCCATGCAGGCGACCGCAAAACAGGCCGCAGGCCCGTCGCTGCGCCAGCTGCGGCTGTTCGACCGCTATGCCGGCAAGGGTGTGGAAACCGGATTCAAGAGTCTCGCCATGGCCTTGATTTTGCAGGACGAAACGCGCACCCTGACCGACCGCGATGTGGAAGCGGTGGTGACCGAGGTGGTCGCCGCGCTGGAGCAAGACCACGGCGCGGTCATCCGGAGCTGA
- a CDS encoding integration host factor subunit alpha: MALTKAEMAERLYEDVGLNKREAKEFVDAFFDALREALEQGRQVKLSGFGNFDLRRKNQRPGRNPKTGEEIPISARTVVTFRPGQKLKERVEAYVGAAHA; this comes from the coding sequence ATGGCGTTGACCAAGGCGGAAATGGCCGAGCGTCTGTACGAAGACGTGGGCCTGAACAAGCGCGAGGCGAAGGAATTCGTCGATGCGTTCTTCGATGCATTGCGCGAAGCGCTGGAGCAGGGCCGCCAGGTCAAGCTGTCCGGCTTCGGCAATTTCGACCTGCGCCGCAAGAACCAGCGGCCCGGCCGCAACCCGAAGACCGGCGAGGAGATCCCGATCTCCGCGCGCACAGTGGTGACCTTCCGCCCCGGCCAGAAGCTGAAGGAACGCGTGGAAGCCTACGTCGGAGCCGCGCATGCTTGA
- a CDS encoding MerR family transcriptional regulator, producing MLDPGSNRELPPIPAKRYFTIGEVSELCDVKPHVLRYWETEFPSLEPAKRRGNRRYYQRHDVLMVRQIRSLLYEQGYTIGGARLRLEGEGAKQESALSNQIAKQVRVELEEVLQLLRR from the coding sequence ATGCTTGATCCGGGCAGTAACCGCGAACTTCCGCCGATCCCGGCCAAGCGCTACTTCACCATCGGCGAAGTCAGCGAGCTGTGCGACGTCAAGCCGCACGTGCTGCGCTACTGGGAAACCGAATTCCCCAGTCTCGAACCGGCCAAGCGCCGTGGCAACCGCCGCTACTACCAGCGCCACGACGTGCTGATGGTGCGCCAGATCCGCAGCCTGTTGTACGAACAGGGCTACACCATCGGCGGCGCGCGCCTGCGCCTGGAAGGCGAGGGCGCGAAGCAGGAATCCGCGCTCAGCAACCAGATTGCCAAGCAGGTGCGGGTAGAACTGGAAGAAGTCCTGCAATTGCTGCGCCGCTGA
- a CDS encoding TraB/GumN family protein, giving the protein MRMTMLAVALSSMLLMPLQAQQAAPVPVNANPSAPTTQQAMSADGIRTEATVVVTGEQPGPGLWLVRNGNHDLWILGTLSPLPAGMQWQSKQLDEIVANAQEVIYEPSLNVNSDISKFRALLLLPSLIGIKNNPDGKRLSEVLPPVTYVRWSAYRDRFLDRDADKLRPAFAAEALWKAAIKRSGMSDKNVAKTTVAAAVERYHPKVTLVRQTITVKDPKAVLKQFKASELEDRICLERTLDRLGQDMETLRARANAWAMGNVAAIRALPQNDQYQACMEAITESGIGRKLGMGDVAARLQAEWLAKAEAALATNTTTLAILPMQELLRAGDVMDQLKAKGYTVLAPDE; this is encoded by the coding sequence ATGCGGATGACGATGCTGGCGGTTGCGTTGAGCTCGATGTTGCTGATGCCGCTGCAGGCGCAACAGGCGGCCCCGGTGCCCGTGAACGCGAACCCGTCTGCCCCCACCACGCAACAGGCCATGTCCGCCGATGGCATCCGCACAGAAGCCACTGTGGTGGTCACCGGCGAGCAACCGGGGCCTGGCTTGTGGCTGGTGCGCAATGGCAATCACGACCTGTGGATACTCGGCACGTTGAGTCCGTTGCCTGCGGGCATGCAGTGGCAGTCGAAGCAGTTGGATGAGATCGTCGCGAATGCGCAGGAAGTGATCTACGAGCCATCGTTGAACGTGAACTCCGACATCAGCAAGTTCCGTGCGTTGCTGTTGCTCCCTTCACTCATCGGGATCAAGAACAACCCGGATGGCAAGCGGCTGTCGGAGGTGTTGCCGCCGGTGACTTACGTGCGATGGAGCGCCTACCGCGATCGATTCCTCGATCGCGATGCCGACAAGTTGCGCCCCGCATTTGCTGCGGAAGCGCTGTGGAAGGCGGCGATCAAGCGCAGCGGCATGAGCGACAAGAACGTGGCGAAGACGACGGTCGCAGCGGCGGTCGAGCGCTACCACCCCAAGGTCACGCTGGTGCGGCAGACCATCACGGTGAAGGATCCGAAAGCCGTCCTCAAGCAGTTCAAGGCCTCGGAACTGGAAGATCGGATTTGCCTGGAACGCACCCTCGACCGACTGGGACAGGACATGGAAACTCTGCGCGCGCGCGCCAACGCATGGGCGATGGGGAACGTGGCGGCGATTCGCGCGCTGCCGCAGAACGACCAGTACCAAGCATGTATGGAAGCCATCACCGAAAGCGGCATCGGCCGCAAGCTGGGCATGGGCGATGTCGCTGCCCGCTTGCAGGCCGAATGGCTGGCGAAAGCAGAAGCGGCGCTTGCGACCAATACCACGACCCTGGCGATCCTGCCGATGCAGGAATTGTTGCGCGCAGGCGATGTGATGGATCAGCTCAAGGCCAAGGGCTACACCGTACTCGCGCCGGACGAATGA
- the dxs gene encoding 1-deoxy-D-xylulose-5-phosphate synthase: MIDATRYPLLSKIDSPAELRQLPESDVRAVADELRAYLIESVGKSGGHFGAGLGVVELTTVLHYLYNTPDDRIVWDVGHQCYPHKILTGRRDQIHTVKQKDGVAPFPKREESDYDTFGVGHSSTSISAALGMAIANARAGNDRKVVAVIGDGAMTAGMVYEALNHAGGMDQEPNLLVILNDNRMSISEAVGGLTKMLGRMTGSKTLNALREGGKKLLGDKHAGPAKFVRRWEEHWKGMFVPSTLFEEMGFHYTGPIDGHDTDALLGVLKTLQGLKGPQLLHVMTVKGKGYELAEGDQIGYHAVSPFDPAQGVVAKAGGAKKPTYTDVFGDWLCDMAAADDKLLAITPAMREGSGLVRFSKEYPERYFDVAIAEQHAVTLAAGMACEGAKPVVAIYSTFLQRGYDQLVHDVAIQKLDVLFAIDRGGVVGPDGATHAGNLDLSYLRCVPNMVVMAPADENECRQMLSTGFEFEGPAAVRYPRGTGPGVAVSQSLDTLPIGKAQLRHSGSRIALLAFGALVPAAEKVGEGLGLTVVNMRFVKPLDRALILELASTHEGFVTLEDNVVAGGAGSGVAELLAAEGIAMPILHLGLPDEFQHHASREDLLAEAGLDADGIRASIIKRWPQLAQPATSAVRSA; encoded by the coding sequence ATGATCGACGCCACCCGCTACCCCCTGCTGTCGAAGATCGACAGCCCGGCCGAGCTGCGCCAGCTTCCCGAATCCGATGTGCGCGCCGTCGCCGACGAGCTGCGCGCCTACCTGATCGAATCCGTGGGCAAATCCGGCGGGCATTTCGGCGCCGGCCTCGGCGTGGTGGAACTGACCACGGTGCTGCACTACCTGTACAACACGCCGGACGATCGCATCGTCTGGGACGTGGGCCATCAGTGCTACCCGCACAAGATCCTGACCGGCCGCCGCGACCAGATCCACACGGTCAAGCAGAAGGACGGCGTGGCGCCATTCCCGAAGCGCGAGGAATCCGACTACGACACCTTTGGCGTGGGCCATTCGTCTACCTCGATCTCCGCCGCGTTGGGCATGGCGATCGCCAATGCGCGTGCCGGCAACGACCGCAAAGTCGTCGCGGTGATCGGCGACGGCGCGATGACCGCGGGCATGGTCTATGAAGCACTGAACCACGCCGGCGGCATGGACCAGGAACCCAACCTGCTGGTCATCCTCAACGACAACCGGATGTCGATCAGCGAAGCGGTCGGCGGGCTGACCAAGATGCTCGGCCGCATGACCGGCAGCAAGACGCTCAATGCGCTGCGCGAAGGCGGCAAGAAGCTGCTTGGCGACAAACACGCCGGCCCGGCGAAATTCGTGCGCCGCTGGGAAGAACACTGGAAGGGCATGTTCGTGCCCTCCACCCTGTTCGAGGAAATGGGCTTCCACTACACCGGCCCGATCGACGGCCACGACACCGATGCCTTGCTCGGCGTGCTCAAGACCCTGCAAGGCCTGAAGGGTCCGCAACTACTGCATGTGATGACGGTCAAGGGCAAGGGCTACGAACTCGCCGAAGGCGACCAGATCGGCTACCACGCGGTCAGCCCGTTCGACCCCGCGCAAGGCGTGGTGGCGAAGGCCGGCGGCGCGAAGAAGCCCACCTACACGGACGTGTTCGGCGACTGGCTATGCGACATGGCGGCGGCCGATGACAAGCTGCTTGCCATCACCCCGGCGATGCGCGAAGGCTCCGGCCTGGTGCGTTTCAGCAAGGAATATCCGGAACGCTATTTCGATGTCGCCATCGCCGAGCAGCACGCGGTGACGTTGGCCGCCGGCATGGCTTGCGAAGGTGCCAAGCCCGTCGTTGCGATCTACTCGACCTTCCTGCAACGCGGCTACGACCAGCTGGTGCACGACGTGGCGATCCAGAAGCTCGACGTGCTGTTCGCCATCGACCGCGGCGGCGTGGTCGGCCCGGACGGCGCGACGCACGCCGGCAACCTGGACCTCAGCTACCTGCGCTGCGTGCCGAACATGGTGGTGATGGCGCCTGCCGACGAAAACGAATGCCGGCAGATGCTTAGCACCGGCTTTGAATTCGAAGGCCCGGCCGCCGTCCGCTATCCGCGCGGCACCGGCCCTGGCGTTGCGGTTTCGCAATCGCTGGACACGCTCCCCATCGGCAAGGCGCAGCTGCGACACAGCGGATCACGCATCGCCCTGCTCGCCTTCGGCGCACTCGTGCCGGCGGCAGAAAAAGTCGGGGAAGGACTCGGCCTCACCGTGGTCAATATGCGTTTCGTGAAGCCGCTGGATCGCGCGTTGATCCTGGAACTGGCCAGTACGCACGAAGGTTTCGTCACGCTGGAAGACAATGTGGTCGCCGGTGGTGCCGGCAGCGGCGTAGCCGAACTGCTGGCGGCGGAGGGCATCGCCATGCCGATCCTGCACCTGGGCCTGCCGGATGAATTCCAGCACCACGCCAGCCGCGAGGATCTGTTGGCCGAAGCTGGGCTGGATGCCGACGGCATTCGCGCATCGATCATCAAGCGCTGGCCGCAACTTGCGCAACCAGCCACCAGCGCGGTGCGCAGCGCCTGA